A portion of the Candidatus Pristimantibacillus lignocellulolyticus genome contains these proteins:
- a CDS encoding HDIG domain-containing protein, translated as MTQQKNSRNVKGNHLNFTGWRQSNLVKWMLMALFVILFYLNLAPHIIPETYNITEGSVSDKDIKAPTEIRDEKATREAEEKAANAIEDSYSIVASRNDSLVESIFLRIEQLNADDQVSKEDKIDIYRSEIPSRYDQHIQIFVKSSNATTTYNELLLEEMSNVAKEQRYTIPEETFYKLPQLSQEQLTEMRMVAKEIVRKLTIEPIRNAETARTQVAEMVNSSTISNRTAREIVQEIARFSIMPNRFFDKTMTDEAREEARNNTTPIVYKENEVIVKKNQEITPDLFALLTEANVLQGTDHHWSRIGVVLLSLMLFAFLYVYLSQSSGVGLKRASYNNTQLLMLLLIYLINFGVIQITSVIQSETANVAGYFAPAALGIMLITLLIDEHLAMASTFIFSIVGSVILNTNTSLLLDFKFGVYIIVISLAAIYSIKHASQRSAILKAGIMVSLFGSFSVLTMLLMAEQLDRMPMLYSLGLAFGSGLVTSILVVGLMPFFEISFGILSALKLVELSSPNHPLLRKLLTETPGTYHHSVMVGNLAEAAAESIGANGLLCRVGSFYHDLGKTKRPSYFIENQTNMSNPHDTIDPMLSKSIIVAHAKDGAEMLKAYNIPKQLRDIAEQHHGTTSLKFFYYKALKEAEGQGVEPDFKEEDFRYPGPKAQSKEAAVVGIADCVEAAVRSLRNPTITQVEDMIHKIIKNRVDDNQYNECDLTMKELDKIAQSLKESLMGIFHSRIEYPEDVKQKGNEKEQI; from the coding sequence ATGACACAACAGAAAAATAGCCGAAATGTTAAGGGAAACCACTTGAATTTCACTGGTTGGAGACAAAGTAATCTAGTTAAATGGATGTTGATGGCGTTGTTCGTCATTCTTTTCTATCTCAATCTAGCACCACATATTATTCCTGAAACATACAATATTACTGAGGGATCAGTGAGTGATAAAGATATAAAGGCACCAACAGAAATTAGAGATGAAAAAGCAACGAGAGAAGCAGAAGAAAAGGCTGCTAATGCGATTGAAGATTCTTATTCTATTGTTGCATCGCGAAATGACTCGTTAGTGGAGTCTATATTTCTAAGAATTGAACAATTAAATGCTGACGATCAAGTAAGTAAGGAAGACAAAATAGATATATATCGCTCAGAGATTCCAAGCCGATACGACCAACATATTCAAATATTTGTAAAATCAAGCAATGCCACCACTACTTATAACGAATTGTTGCTAGAAGAGATGAGCAATGTAGCGAAGGAACAGCGTTATACGATTCCAGAAGAAACATTTTACAAATTGCCACAACTTTCTCAAGAACAACTGACTGAAATGAGAATGGTGGCAAAAGAAATCGTTAGAAAGTTAACGATCGAACCAATTCGTAATGCTGAAACAGCTCGTACTCAAGTAGCTGAAATGGTGAATTCTAGTACAATTTCTAACCGCACGGCTCGTGAAATTGTTCAAGAAATTGCTCGTTTCTCTATTATGCCAAATCGTTTTTTTGATAAGACGATGACAGATGAGGCTAGAGAAGAAGCACGTAACAATACAACGCCAATCGTTTATAAAGAAAATGAAGTAATTGTGAAAAAAAACCAAGAAATTACACCAGACCTCTTTGCTCTGTTAACAGAAGCTAATGTACTTCAAGGTACTGATCATCATTGGTCACGAATTGGTGTTGTGTTATTGTCTCTCATGTTATTTGCATTTCTTTATGTGTATTTATCACAATCGTCAGGTGTAGGATTAAAGCGTGCTAGTTATAACAACACACAGCTACTTATGCTGTTACTTATCTACCTTATAAATTTTGGAGTTATTCAAATAACTTCAGTAATTCAGTCAGAAACCGCAAACGTAGCAGGTTATTTTGCGCCCGCAGCTCTAGGTATAATGCTGATTACATTACTTATAGACGAGCATCTTGCGATGGCTAGTACATTTATTTTCAGTATTGTTGGTTCAGTCATATTGAACACGAATACGTCACTGTTACTTGATTTTAAGTTTGGAGTATATATTATAGTTATATCTTTGGCAGCAATTTATTCCATAAAACATGCAAGTCAAAGATCGGCAATATTAAAAGCAGGAATAATGGTAAGCTTATTCGGTTCATTCTCCGTATTAACGATGCTATTAATGGCAGAGCAATTAGATCGGATGCCAATGCTATATTCACTAGGACTTGCTTTTGGTAGTGGATTAGTCACATCAATTCTTGTTGTTGGTCTTATGCCATTTTTCGAAATTTCATTTGGTATATTATCTGCATTGAAACTTGTAGAATTATCTAGTCCGAATCATCCTTTACTGCGGAAATTACTCACTGAGACGCCAGGAACTTATCATCATAGTGTAATGGTAGGTAATCTAGCTGAGGCTGCAGCAGAATCTATCGGGGCAAATGGATTGTTATGTAGAGTAGGTTCTTTCTATCATGATCTAGGTAAGACAAAACGTCCGAGCTATTTCATAGAAAACCAGACGAATATGAGTAATCCACATGATACGATTGATCCAATGTTGAGTAAGTCAATTATTGTTGCACATGCTAAAGATGGTGCGGAAATGTTGAAGGCATACAATATTCCTAAACAATTACGTGATATTGCTGAGCAGCATCATGGTACAACTTCATTGAAATTCTTCTATTACAAAGCATTGAAAGAAGCAGAGGGACAAGGTGTTGAGCCTGATTTCAAAGAAGAAGATTTCCGTTATCCTGGTCCTAAAGCTCAGTCCAAAGAAGCGGCTGTTGTTGGAATTGCAGATTGTGTAGAAGCAGCAGTACGAAGCTTGCGTAATCCTACGATTACACAGGTTGAAGATATGATTCACAAAATAATAAAAAACAGAGTCGATGATAATCAGTACAATGAATGTGATCTGACGATGAAAGAACTAGATAAAATAGCACAATCGTTGAAAGAAAGCTTAATGGGCATATTCCATTCACGAATTGAATATCCAGAGGATGTCAAACAAAAAGGTAACGAGAAGGAGCAGATCTAA